A genome region from Carya illinoinensis cultivar Pawnee chromosome 2, C.illinoinensisPawnee_v1, whole genome shotgun sequence includes the following:
- the LOC122300292 gene encoding chalcone synthase 2-like, giving the protein MVTVEDVRRAQRAEGPATIMAIGTATPTNCVDQSTYPDYYFRITNSEHKTELKEKFKRMCEKSMIKKRYMHLTEEILKENPNVCAYMASSLDARQDMVVVEVPKLGKEAATKAIKEWGQPKSKITHLVFCTTSGVDMPGADYQLTKLLGLRPSVKRLMMYQQGCFAGGTVLRLAKDLAENNKGARVLVVCSEITAVTFRGPSDAHLDSLVGQALFGDGAAALIVGADPVPGVEKPLFELVSANQTILPDSDGAIDGHLREVGLTFHLLKDVPGLISKNIEKSLVEAFQPLGITDWNSLFWIAHPGGPAILDQVESKLELKPEKLRATRHVLSEYGNMSSACVLFILDEMRKKSAEDRLKTTGEGLEWGVLFGFGPGLTVETVVLHSVSA; this is encoded by the exons ATGGTGACAGTGGAAGATGTCCGCAGGGCTCAAAGGGCTGAGGGCCCTGCCACGATCATGGCCATCGGAACGGCCACTCCTACCAACTGTGTCGACCAGAGCACATACCCTGACTACTACTTCCGTATCACCAACAGTGAGCACAAGACTGAGCTCAAAGAGAAGTTCAAGCGCATGT GCGAAAAATCCATGATCAAGAAGCGGTACATGCACCTGACCGAGGAGATCCTAAAAGAAAACCCCAACGTATGCGCGTACATGGCATCTTCACTGGATGCGAGGCAGGACATGGTGGTGGTAGAAGTCCCAAAGCTAGGCAAGGAAGCAGCCACaaaggccatcaaggagtgggGGCAGCCCAAGTCCAAGATCACCCACCTCGTCTTCTGCACCACCAGCGGTGTCGACATGCCTGGCGCTGACTACCAGCTCACCAAGCTCTTGGGTCTCCGCCCCTCTGTCAAGCGCCTCATGATGTACCAACAAGGTTGTTTTGCCGGCGGCACGGTGCTCCGCCTCGCCAAGGACCTCGCTGAGAACAACAAGGGAGCGCGCGTGCTTGTCGTCTGCTCGGAAATCACCGCGGTCACGTTTCGTGGCCCTAGCGACGCCCACCTCGACAGTCTTGTCGGTCAGGCCTTGTTTGGCGATGGAGCCGCTGCACTCATAGTTGGAGCCGACCCAGTTCCCGGGGTCGAGAAGCCTTTGTTCGAACTGGTCTCCGCGAACCAGACAATTCTGCCCGACAGCGATGGTGCCATCGACGGGCATCTCCGCGAGGTCGGGCTTACATTCCATCTGCTAAAGGATGTTCCTGGGCTCATTTCAAAGAATATTGAGAAGAGCTTGGTGGAGGCTTTCCAACCTCTGGGCATCACAGACTGGAACTCCCTTTTCTGGATTGCACACCCAGGAGGTCCTGCAATCTTGGACCAGGTAGAGTCGAAGCTGGAGCTGAAGCCAGAGAAGCTGCGCGCCACACGTCACGTGCTCAGTGAGTATGGAAACATGTCAAGTGCTTGCGTGTTGTTTATCTTGGATGAGATGAGGAAGAAGTCGGCCGAGGATAGGCTGAAGACCACAGGAGAGGGGCTCGAGTGGGGCGTGCTGTTTGGGTTCGGTCCTGGTCTGACGGTGGAGACCGTCGTGCTCCACAGTGTCTCTGCTTAA